A genomic region of Planococcus kocurii contains the following coding sequences:
- a CDS encoding ribonucleotide-diphosphate reductase subunit beta — MTIHEPLKKIKLLNPEHPNKSTGVLNGQSSGLLNWNDIAYPQMYDLYQALLANFWKAQEINMQDDIKQWDSLSSVEKDVFLRINTQLASLDSLQTPTMSQAMDYVTDSSFKAIFAVISQQEAVHTESYSYILSSLVSVSEQNERFDQAKSDPVVQKRNELILDAYEEFRQNPTPQNLFKLSVNSINLEGIYFYAGFAFFYHLARQQKMLKTSTMISYIQRDEMQHAYFIAQFIRIMLTENPELHTDENIQYIYTTIDKAVQLEKEWAHYILADIEGLDLVEFEGYVEYLANKRLRQLGLDNLYEERSNPMPWIHVFGDDMMNDTKSDFFEQKSRTYTKVSQSNGFDEL, encoded by the coding sequence ATGACGATACATGAACCGTTAAAAAAGATTAAATTATTAAATCCAGAACATCCGAATAAATCGACTGGCGTGTTAAACGGTCAGTCTTCGGGGTTATTGAATTGGAACGACATTGCGTATCCGCAAATGTACGATTTGTATCAAGCGCTATTAGCCAACTTTTGGAAAGCGCAAGAAATTAATATGCAAGACGATATTAAGCAATGGGATAGCTTGAGCAGTGTGGAAAAAGACGTCTTTTTGCGTATCAATACGCAACTCGCCTCACTCGATAGCTTGCAAACACCAACGATGAGTCAAGCAATGGATTACGTGACCGATTCGAGCTTTAAAGCAATATTTGCGGTAATTTCTCAACAAGAAGCCGTTCATACCGAGTCGTATTCGTATATTTTAAGTTCACTTGTTTCAGTGAGCGAACAAAACGAGCGCTTTGATCAAGCAAAAAGCGATCCGGTTGTTCAAAAACGAAATGAGTTAATTTTGGATGCATACGAAGAATTTCGCCAAAACCCAACGCCGCAAAACTTGTTTAAGCTGAGCGTCAATTCCATTAACTTAGAAGGCATTTATTTTTATGCGGGCTTTGCGTTTTTCTACCATTTGGCGCGTCAGCAAAAAATGTTGAAAACCAGCACGATGATCAGCTACATTCAACGCGACGAAATGCAGCATGCGTATTTTATCGCGCAGTTTATCCGCATTATGCTGACAGAAAATCCGGAATTGCATACAGATGAAAACATTCAATATATTTATACAACGATCGACAAAGCGGTACAGCTAGAAAAAGAATGGGCGCATTACATTTTGGCTGATATTGAGGGCTTGGATTTAGTTGAGTTTGAGGGCTACGTTGAGTATTTGGCCAATAAGCGTCTGCGTCAGCTAGGACTAGATAATTTATACGAAGAACGCAGCAATCCGATGCCTTGGATTCACGTATTTGGTGATGACATGATGAACGACACAAAATCGGATTTCTTTGAACAGAAATCACGCACGTATACGAAAGTGTCGCAGTCGAATGGTTTTGACGAGCTATAA
- a CDS encoding flavodoxin domain-containing protein, with amino-acid sequence MVLTSYKPKLAIVYASVTGNTEQLAEMLQAAILQQGLHTELYKIEDFPLVALSDFDTLLIGTYTWGSGEIPGELRDLYHAIEKLEHKELQTAVFGTGDSFFAEFCGAVDRFRDMLYVKTTLVASLKVELTPQPRDFIRCEKLAELIQSTK; translated from the coding sequence ATGGTTTTGACGAGCTATAAGCCGAAACTGGCGATTGTCTATGCTTCTGTTACCGGCAACACAGAACAACTAGCAGAGATGCTGCAAGCAGCTATTTTGCAACAAGGACTTCATACCGAGCTATACAAAATAGAAGATTTTCCACTAGTAGCCTTGTCGGATTTCGATACGCTGTTAATTGGAACGTATACGTGGGGAAGTGGTGAAATTCCTGGAGAACTGCGCGATTTATATCATGCGATTGAAAAACTAGAACACAAAGAATTGCAGACGGCGGTTTTCGGGACGGGCGATAGTTTTTTCGCAGAGTTTTGTGGAGCAGTCGATCGTTTTCGAGACATGCTGTACGTAAAGACAACACTAGTTGCCAGTTTGAAAGTAGAATTAACACCGCAGCCGCGTGACTTTATTCGCTGTGAAAAATTAGCTGAGCTGATTCAATCTACTAAATGA
- a CDS encoding DUF1259 domain-containing protein: protein MKQLQQLAERVGILMNAEVELQAGECLVKRKRTINIVSHNKNFSCTLDHDISFKHVQENGDALNQAEIFLLPSELDSFINALHQYPIPLPTTYQHRVDTNPDIICVYLSSEEPPEDFARRLSTALNAIQQNSLV, encoded by the coding sequence ATGAAGCAATTGCAACAATTAGCTGAACGAGTAGGCATACTGATGAACGCAGAAGTAGAGTTACAGGCAGGAGAATGTTTAGTTAAAAGAAAAAGAACGATCAATATTGTTTCTCATAATAAAAATTTTAGTTGTACGTTAGATCACGATATTTCTTTTAAACATGTACAAGAAAATGGAGATGCACTCAATCAGGCAGAGATTTTTTTGCTGCCAAGCGAGCTAGATTCGTTTATCAATGCGCTTCATCAATACCCGATTCCATTGCCAACAACTTATCAGCATCGCGTGGATACGAATCCGGACATCATCTGCGTTTACTTGTCGTCAGAAGAACCACCTGAAGATTTTGCTAGGAGACTATCAACTGCGCTCAATGCCATTCAACAAAATTCTTTAGTTTGA
- a CDS encoding GNAT family N-acetyltransferase: MIHRYRKLHEKIAMGLLAYMPQERNVKQLKKTMALYNERPNWQLFFWKADNYYVGIIGIHVEDDEFYTVQHISVLPSFRGEGMGHEMIVSVGRVMGNRQAKPSKETKSFMTKCSA; this comes from the coding sequence ATGATTCACAGATATAGAAAATTGCATGAAAAAATTGCAATGGGTTTGCTAGCATACATGCCCCAAGAGCGAAATGTGAAACAGTTGAAAAAGACGATGGCGCTATACAACGAGCGTCCGAATTGGCAACTTTTCTTCTGGAAAGCAGACAATTACTATGTGGGCATTATTGGTATTCACGTAGAAGACGACGAGTTTTACACAGTCCAGCACATTTCCGTGCTTCCTTCATTTCGAGGAGAAGGTATGGGTCATGAAATGATAGTATCTGTCGGAAGAGTAATGGGGAACCGCCAAGCAAAACCTTCTAAAGAAACAAAGAGTTTTATGACGAAGTGCAGCGCATAA
- a CDS encoding anthranilate synthase component II, with translation MIIIIDNQDSFTYNLVHYFEQLDDAVIVFQNDELTVTRLENLAPDLIVLSPGPGRPTATGASQAVLTELSGQIPILGVCLGHQTIIEHFGGQVVKGSRPMHGKVSILTHDEDGLFKGIANPTAVTRYHSLVAQEPLPTCLIVTARSEDGAVMAVRHESMPVEGIQFHPESILTAEGFAMLKNCYELAKWWKENNKGGAGNVKPSPIV, from the coding sequence GTGATTATCATCATCGATAACCAAGATTCATTTACTTATAATCTCGTTCATTATTTTGAGCAGTTAGACGACGCTGTAATCGTTTTTCAAAATGACGAACTTACTGTAACACGACTAGAAAACCTCGCGCCGGACCTCATTGTACTGTCACCTGGACCTGGACGTCCGACTGCAACTGGCGCGAGTCAAGCTGTATTGACAGAGCTAAGTGGGCAGATCCCAATACTAGGTGTTTGCCTTGGCCATCAAACCATTATTGAACATTTTGGAGGACAGGTTGTAAAAGGAAGTCGGCCAATGCACGGGAAAGTTTCCATCTTAACGCATGATGAAGACGGATTGTTTAAAGGAATAGCCAATCCAACAGCTGTCACTCGCTATCATTCACTAGTAGCACAAGAACCTCTTCCTACCTGTTTAATCGTGACCGCACGTTCAGAAGACGGAGCTGTCATGGCCGTTCGGCACGAAAGCATGCCGGTTGAAGGCATACAGTTTCATCCAGAATCGATTTTAACAGCTGAAGGCTTTGCCATGCTGAAAAATTGCTATGAACTTGCGAAGTGGTGGAAAGAAAATAATAAGGGAGGTGCTGGAAATGTCAAACCCTCACCTATTGTATGA
- the pabB gene encoding aminodeoxychorismate synthase component I has product MMDKVEKAVGDGFYAAGYVSYEAAPAFHPEMRVQSRGEMPLVWFGIFNEPQQYAPVEELQTYAVSEWNMTSSIDHYKTGIQQIKQAIERGDTYQVNYTERLSAKFTGNDLAFYRQLARNQQADYGAYLNLGRFRVLSASPELFFKVQGGKITAKPMKGTASRGRTTYEDNEHVKALVSSEKEQAENLMIVDLLRNDMSRLAKKGTVKTEALFTVETYPTVHQLTSTVQAELDETATILNWFQALFPCGSITGAPKISTMKYIADLEQTPREVYCGAIGFITPEKQAVFNVPIRTVVIDRERDTARFGVGGGITWDSTSEGEFQELHTKAQVLTAKRPVFHLLESLKLEDGNYPLLPYHLARLKDSAEYFHFPGNIRKIESELRRLAEKHAVGLYKIRLLVDKDGQIELQAQNIVPIAQPVKCIWAPRAVNSRDPFLFHKTTHRDVYEQASGKLPEGIFSAILWNEQQQITEFTIGNAVLEKNGKFFTPPVSCGLLAGTFRQQLVDQQVIEEKMITKEELADCDALWLVNSVRGWLAVELVNDYGVTV; this is encoded by the coding sequence ATGATGGATAAGGTAGAGAAGGCAGTCGGAGATGGCTTTTACGCAGCGGGCTATGTTTCTTATGAAGCAGCTCCAGCTTTTCACCCCGAAATGCGCGTGCAGTCACGAGGGGAAATGCCACTCGTTTGGTTTGGCATTTTCAATGAACCCCAACAATATGCACCTGTTGAAGAACTACAAACATATGCCGTTTCAGAATGGAACATGACGAGCTCTATCGATCACTACAAAACAGGCATTCAGCAAATCAAGCAGGCAATTGAAAGAGGTGACACGTACCAAGTAAATTACACAGAACGGCTGTCTGCAAAGTTCACAGGGAACGATTTGGCATTTTATCGTCAACTAGCGAGAAATCAACAAGCAGATTACGGGGCCTATTTAAACCTCGGCAGGTTCCGTGTACTTTCCGCATCTCCAGAACTGTTTTTTAAAGTGCAGGGAGGCAAAATTACTGCCAAACCAATGAAAGGCACAGCATCAAGAGGTCGCACGACATATGAAGATAACGAGCACGTAAAGGCATTAGTAAGTTCTGAAAAAGAACAGGCTGAGAATTTAATGATTGTTGATTTGCTTCGAAACGATATGAGCCGATTAGCTAAAAAAGGAACAGTCAAAACAGAGGCACTGTTTACAGTAGAAACGTATCCAACAGTTCATCAGTTAACATCTACAGTTCAAGCGGAACTAGATGAAACAGCGACAATTTTAAACTGGTTTCAAGCCTTATTTCCATGTGGTTCGATTACCGGTGCACCTAAAATTAGCACGATGAAATACATAGCTGATTTAGAACAAACACCACGAGAAGTATATTGTGGCGCTATCGGATTTATAACGCCTGAAAAACAAGCCGTCTTTAATGTGCCAATTCGAACCGTTGTCATCGACCGAGAAAGAGATACTGCGCGTTTCGGAGTGGGTGGGGGTATTACATGGGATTCAACTTCTGAAGGGGAATTTCAAGAACTTCATACAAAGGCACAAGTGCTAACAGCGAAACGGCCTGTGTTTCATTTGTTAGAATCCTTGAAACTAGAAGACGGAAATTATCCATTGCTGCCGTATCATTTAGCTCGTCTTAAAGATTCCGCAGAATATTTTCATTTCCCGGGAAATATTCGGAAAATCGAAAGTGAATTACGGAGACTTGCAGAGAAACATGCAGTGGGGCTATACAAAATTCGGTTGCTAGTGGATAAAGACGGTCAAATAGAACTGCAAGCACAAAACATAGTACCCATCGCTCAACCAGTCAAGTGCATATGGGCGCCTCGCGCGGTAAATAGTCGTGATCCGTTTTTATTCCATAAAACGACGCATCGTGATGTATACGAGCAGGCGTCTGGAAAACTACCAGAAGGAATATTTTCGGCCATTTTATGGAATGAACAGCAGCAGATTACAGAATTTACGATTGGAAATGCAGTGCTCGAAAAAAACGGTAAGTTTTTTACACCTCCGGTTTCTTGCGGCTTGTTAGCAGGAACATTTCGACAGCAATTGGTGGACCAGCAAGTTATCGAAGAAAAAATGATAACTAAAGAAGAACTGGCTGACTGCGACGCTTTATGGTTGGTCAATAGTGTACGAGGATGGCTAGCTGTAGAGCTAGTAAATGACTACGGTGTAACTGTTTGA
- a CDS encoding PTS transporter subunit IIC — MKEFMSKLLNGVSIGVVVALIPNALLGEILKLLIPHFPPLQHLFDITIFTMSLLPVTVGVMVGISFKLTPIQTASVGIAAMVGSGVVEKTAEGVMTLNGIGIVVNIAITAALAVLFVQLIGDKLKAYAILLMPTLSIMIPGMIGYLLLPMMKQSTGLIGSLVAHTTSLQPIVMGAVIAMIFCVVILLPVSTVGIATVIMLSGVGAGAANLGIVAAGIGLAISSYKANSLGTALVHVLGSPKIQMKNFLMKPQIAIPMVITAAVLGALAGILNIQGTPYSAGFGLSGLVGPLNYINLAEGGWSGRNVAIMLSTFLVLPVILNVGLLYIFTRKLKIIKADDYKVDFE; from the coding sequence ATGAAAGAGTTTATGAGTAAACTGTTGAATGGTGTAAGTATTGGCGTGGTCGTAGCCCTAATTCCCAACGCATTATTAGGCGAGATTTTAAAGCTATTGATCCCGCACTTTCCTCCATTGCAGCATTTGTTTGATATTACAATTTTCACCATGAGCCTATTGCCCGTAACAGTTGGCGTCATGGTTGGTATTTCTTTTAAATTAACTCCAATTCAAACAGCAAGTGTCGGCATTGCAGCTATGGTTGGTAGCGGTGTCGTCGAAAAAACGGCAGAAGGCGTTATGACGTTAAATGGGATTGGCATTGTCGTCAATATTGCCATTACAGCGGCATTGGCAGTGTTGTTTGTCCAATTAATCGGCGATAAACTAAAAGCGTACGCGATTCTATTAATGCCTACTTTAAGTATTATGATTCCCGGAATGATTGGTTATTTATTGCTACCAATGATGAAACAATCGACTGGGTTGATCGGCTCACTGGTTGCGCATACTACTTCTTTGCAGCCCATAGTAATGGGGGCTGTTATTGCAATGATTTTTTGCGTTGTCATTCTACTCCCGGTATCAACCGTTGGGATTGCTACAGTTATCATGCTGTCTGGTGTCGGGGCAGGCGCTGCAAATTTGGGGATCGTGGCAGCGGGGATCGGCTTGGCTATTTCGAGCTATAAAGCCAATTCTCTAGGAACCGCACTCGTGCACGTACTCGGGTCTCCAAAAATTCAAATGAAAAACTTTTTAATGAAACCACAAATCGCCATACCCATGGTCATTACAGCTGCTGTTCTAGGCGCTTTGGCCGGCATCTTGAACATACAAGGCACTCCTTATAGTGCCGGTTTTGGATTGTCTGGTCTCGTTGGTCCATTGAATTACATAAACCTTGCAGAAGGTGGTTGGAGTGGCCGTAATGTTGCAATCATGCTCAGTACATTTCTAGTACTTCCAGTCATTTTGAATGTTGGTTTGCTGTACATCTTCACACGTAAGCTGAAAATAATTAAAGCTGATGATTACAAAGTTGATTTTGAATAA
- a CDS encoding GntR family transcriptional regulator: MEKITLKKFVAGEKLPSENELANWYGVPRMTVRAALTKLEERGFIFSKQGKGRFLKEKSTLIKLHLTGKVSFTEKMQQAGYDLKTRLICCEEAPYEEKIYKLLECEPTDKVYKVSRIRIIGGQPIAIHHSFVSEKIFSEIATEGPHIRSMFAYYRQHGYSKFVDSNTLLSISFPTSAEQQLLLCKSMVPLLLVENDCIDEKTGKVLEHTKILYRSDKFTYDITMN, from the coding sequence ATGGAAAAAATCACATTAAAAAAGTTTGTTGCTGGTGAAAAATTGCCTTCAGAAAACGAACTAGCGAATTGGTATGGCGTGCCCCGTATGACTGTCCGCGCAGCGTTGACTAAGCTAGAAGAACGTGGTTTTATCTTTTCAAAACAAGGCAAAGGAAGATTTTTAAAAGAAAAGTCTACGCTGATTAAGTTGCATTTAACCGGAAAAGTGAGTTTTACTGAAAAAATGCAGCAAGCCGGTTATGATTTGAAGACGCGTCTTATTTGTTGTGAAGAAGCTCCGTACGAAGAAAAAATTTACAAGTTGTTGGAGTGTGAACCAACAGACAAGGTCTACAAGGTTTCAAGAATTCGGATAATCGGTGGACAGCCCATTGCTATTCATCATTCTTTTGTCAGTGAGAAAATATTTTCTGAAATAGCAACAGAAGGACCTCATATTCGTTCAATGTTTGCATACTATCGACAACATGGCTATAGCAAATTTGTCGACAGCAACACCTTATTAAGCATCTCTTTTCCAACTTCGGCAGAGCAACAGCTCCTGCTTTGTAAAAGCATGGTGCCTCTTTTGCTAGTAGAGAATGACTGTATTGATGAAAAGACGGGTAAAGTGCTTGAGCATACAAAAATTTTGTATCGCAGTGATAAATTTACATACGATATTACGATGAATTAA
- the phnG gene encoding phosphonate C-P lyase system protein PhnG: MKRRRRTEILIQGDGRLAKEMATSVTNKYECREVTAPEQGMIMVKMRESAKNSLFYMGEVLITEAKVEISGEIGTGLIVGMDELRAEYLAIIDAAFKAQLPEMQDWELRLLEEERQINKAKAQQQAELFKTKVNFETMEV; this comes from the coding sequence ATGAAAAGACGCAGACGAACAGAAATTCTTATTCAAGGCGATGGCAGATTGGCAAAAGAAATGGCAACCAGTGTCACAAATAAATACGAATGTCGTGAAGTAACAGCTCCTGAACAAGGAATGATTATGGTGAAGATGAGAGAATCTGCTAAAAACTCTTTGTTTTATATGGGGGAAGTCCTAATAACAGAAGCAAAAGTAGAAATTTCAGGAGAAATTGGGACAGGTCTAATAGTCGGAATGGACGAACTGCGCGCTGAATATTTGGCGATTATTGATGCAGCCTTTAAAGCGCAACTTCCTGAAATGCAGGATTGGGAACTAAGATTACTAGAAGAAGAACGGCAAATCAACAAAGCCAAAGCCCAGCAACAAGCTGAACTTTTCAAAACAAAAGTTAACTTCGAAACGATGGAAGTCTAA
- the phnH gene encoding phosphonate C-P lyase system protein PhnH, with protein sequence MAIDRIHDLQQVYRKIVHSMSRPGTISTIKQQTKNVDIDFGCTDALILSAMALLDAEVTFHVIAKNRTDLIGKISEYTSARFVSVQEADFIIVLKDDKEIDILEAMIQCKIGNLIDPHQSATWIIESADLVNEGPLQLTGPGIRTEDHLQTGQSNQFWQTRDSRIKEYPMGIDLIFADKAAQIACIPRSVSAIPMEVK encoded by the coding sequence ATGGCGATTGATCGAATACATGACTTGCAGCAAGTTTATCGAAAAATAGTACATAGTATGTCACGACCAGGAACTATTTCTACCATTAAACAACAAACAAAAAATGTGGACATTGATTTTGGCTGTACGGACGCACTTATTTTGAGTGCGATGGCACTGTTGGATGCTGAAGTCACGTTTCATGTAATAGCGAAAAATAGAACAGACTTAATCGGTAAAATTTCTGAGTATACTTCAGCTCGTTTTGTATCAGTGCAAGAAGCCGATTTTATTATCGTCTTAAAAGATGATAAAGAAATAGACATTTTAGAGGCGATGATACAGTGCAAAATCGGTAATTTGATTGATCCGCATCAATCGGCAACTTGGATCATTGAAAGTGCGGATTTGGTTAATGAAGGGCCCCTGCAGTTGACTGGACCAGGAATACGGACAGAAGATCACTTACAAACCGGCCAATCCAATCAGTTTTGGCAAACGAGAGACAGTCGCATCAAAGAGTATCCAATGGGCATCGATCTCATTTTTGCAGACAAAGCGGCTCAAATCGCTTGTATACCGAGAAGCGTTTCGGCAATTCCGATGGAGGTGAAATAG
- a CDS encoding carbon-phosphorus lyase complex subunit PhnI: MGYVPVKGGTQAIDASIKRLTYERLKGQEILEIKTILSTMGSMVDQVMSESSLYSPELAALAIKQGEGSMEEAVFLMRAHRSTLPRHYYSETVEVETMLVERRISASFKDIPGGQLLGATYDYTHRLLDFGMMEENAEVNRKWLQDYRDSLSVIQSGQEVVYFPKVVDYLREEGLFETFEPDNAQPTDVTKQSLQFPTTRSARLQVMTRGQTGAVTSFGYASLRGYGEVHPTVGEVRVGKVPIYTAHPNKTDLDPEDQFYIGEIRITEVESFVPVTVKNTNNEDALEFEIGYGVCYGQNETKAIAMSILDQCLEHPNTEFPTHDEEFVLLHIDSVESTGFISHLKLPHYVTFQSKLDSIRQVKKEGTAVES, encoded by the coding sequence ATGGGCTATGTTCCTGTAAAAGGTGGAACTCAGGCGATTGATGCTTCGATTAAACGCCTGACGTACGAACGATTAAAAGGTCAAGAAATTTTGGAAATCAAGACAATTTTGTCGACAATGGGCAGTATGGTGGATCAAGTAATGTCGGAAAGCAGTCTGTACTCACCAGAACTAGCAGCTTTGGCTATCAAACAAGGTGAAGGCAGTATGGAAGAAGCCGTTTTCTTGATGCGTGCGCATCGTTCGACTTTGCCGCGTCATTACTATAGTGAGACGGTCGAAGTTGAGACGATGCTTGTCGAACGGCGAATATCGGCAAGCTTTAAAGACATTCCCGGTGGCCAATTGTTAGGTGCTACGTACGATTACACACACCGTTTGCTGGACTTCGGAATGATGGAAGAAAACGCTGAAGTTAATCGAAAGTGGCTGCAAGATTACCGAGACAGTTTGTCAGTCATCCAATCGGGACAAGAGGTTGTCTATTTCCCAAAAGTTGTCGACTACCTACGTGAAGAAGGCTTGTTCGAAACATTCGAACCGGATAATGCGCAACCTACTGATGTTACTAAACAAAGTTTGCAGTTTCCAACAACGAGAAGTGCCCGTTTACAAGTAATGACACGGGGCCAAACAGGAGCTGTTACTTCATTTGGATATGCATCGTTACGAGGATACGGAGAAGTCCATCCGACTGTCGGCGAAGTTCGTGTCGGAAAAGTTCCCATTTATACAGCTCATCCGAACAAAACGGATTTGGACCCCGAAGACCAATTTTATATCGGTGAAATACGCATAACCGAAGTAGAGTCATTTGTACCGGTCACTGTAAAAAACACCAACAATGAAGATGCATTGGAATTTGAAATTGGTTACGGTGTTTGTTACGGCCAAAACGAAACCAAAGCGATTGCGATGAGTATTCTAGATCAGTGCCTAGAACATCCAAACACCGAATTCCCAACTCATGACGAGGAGTTCGTCTTATTACATATCGATTCAGTAGAATCTACTGGTTTTATTTCTCATTTGAAATTACCGCATTACGTCACGTTTCAATCTAAACTAGACAGTATTCGCCAAGTAAAAAAGGAGGGAACGGCAGTTGAGAGCTAA
- a CDS encoding alpha-D-ribose 1-methylphosphonate 5-phosphate C-P-lyase PhnJ, which translates to MRANTHFAFFDEGSKKEIRRATLKAVAIPGYQVPFASREMPIARGWGTGGLQLTLSLIGQSDVLKVIDQGADESVNAVSIKKLVQETTGVQLTDQTENADLIQSRHRIPEVPLTKDQILILQVPIPEPLRPVEASEYKTKRMHAEDDYSGAWLMLFEQIVKYGKTATYADHPVYVNGRYVMAPSPIPRFDNPKMHHSEALILLGAGREKKIYAVPPYTAVESLAFDDYPFAVESFNGQGCRLCGTGDVFLDELIDQETGKTVYQCNDTSYCMDQLNSKEKVGVTSSYA; encoded by the coding sequence TTGAGAGCTAATACGCATTTTGCCTTTTTTGATGAAGGTTCTAAAAAAGAGATTCGACGAGCTACATTGAAAGCTGTGGCGATTCCGGGATACCAAGTACCTTTCGCTTCAAGGGAAATGCCGATTGCACGTGGTTGGGGAACAGGCGGCCTGCAGTTGACGCTGTCTTTAATCGGCCAATCGGATGTACTAAAAGTCATCGACCAAGGGGCTGACGAGTCAGTCAATGCAGTCAGTATTAAAAAACTCGTTCAAGAAACGACAGGTGTTCAACTCACTGATCAAACTGAAAATGCTGATTTGATTCAGTCACGCCACCGAATCCCTGAAGTGCCGTTGACAAAAGATCAAATCCTAATTCTTCAAGTACCTATACCTGAACCTTTGCGACCTGTTGAAGCAAGCGAATACAAAACAAAGCGCATGCATGCTGAAGATGATTATAGCGGAGCTTGGCTAATGTTGTTCGAGCAAATTGTGAAATACGGCAAAACCGCAACTTATGCAGATCATCCAGTTTATGTGAATGGACGCTATGTCATGGCACCAAGTCCGATTCCGCGTTTTGACAATCCTAAAATGCATCATTCAGAAGCCTTGATTTTACTCGGTGCGGGACGTGAAAAGAAAATTTACGCCGTTCCACCTTATACAGCTGTCGAATCATTAGCATTTGATGATTATCCGTTTGCTGTCGAATCATTTAATGGACAAGGATGCCGTCTTTGCGGCACAGGAGACGTTTTCTTAGATGAATTAATTGATCAAGAAACAGGGAAAACTGTCTACCAATGCAACGACACGAGTTATTGTATGGATCAGTTGAACAGCAAAGAGAAAGTCGGGGTGACGAGCAGCTATGCGTGA
- a CDS encoding ATP-binding cassette domain-containing protein produces the protein MREEPILKVRNLRKQFGPGCPHCDNLDAAQLEKNFCAKCGTVYAVRDVSLDLYPGEILGIVGESGSGKSTLMQCLYFDTDVASGNAYIDKPALAGINVFELSSQQKRSIRNHDYGMVYQNPVHGLKMNFSSVGNIAEKLIAAGNRNVGEMEMISKRLLDNVHIPLHRMKEEPRNFSGGMQQRVQIAKALSNNPPILFLDEVTTGLDLSVQANVLDLIKKIQRELGISMIVVSHDLAVIRMLADRTIVMLNGEIIEQGLTDQVLEDPQHAYTQQLVYSLL, from the coding sequence ATGCGTGAAGAACCCATTTTGAAAGTCCGCAATTTACGCAAACAATTTGGACCCGGTTGTCCCCATTGCGACAATTTGGATGCCGCTCAATTAGAGAAAAATTTCTGTGCGAAATGTGGCACAGTTTATGCAGTGCGCGATGTATCTCTTGATTTATACCCAGGCGAAATTCTAGGAATTGTCGGAGAAAGCGGAAGCGGGAAATCAACGTTAATGCAATGTCTTTACTTTGACACTGACGTTGCGTCAGGGAATGCGTATATTGATAAACCCGCTTTAGCTGGTATCAATGTATTTGAATTGTCTTCTCAACAAAAGCGTTCCATTCGCAACCACGACTACGGAATGGTTTATCAGAATCCAGTCCATGGGTTAAAAATGAATTTTTCTTCTGTCGGAAATATTGCTGAAAAACTAATTGCAGCAGGCAATCGAAATGTTGGAGAAATGGAAATGATCAGTAAAAGATTGCTTGATAATGTCCATATTCCACTCCACCGCATGAAAGAAGAACCACGCAATTTTTCAGGAGGAATGCAGCAACGCGTTCAAATCGCAAAAGCATTATCAAATAATCCTCCTATTCTATTTTTAGATGAAGTGACGACCGGTCTCGATTTATCTGTACAAGCCAATGTTTTGGATTTAATTAAAAAAATACAACGGGAACTTGGCATCAGCATGATCGTTGTGTCACACGATTTGGCAGTTATTCGCATGCTTGCAGACCGAACGATTGTCATGCTAAACGGCGAAATTATCGAACAAGGATTGACCGATCAAGTATTAGAAGACCCACAACATGCGTACACGCAGCAACTTGTGTACTCACTACTCTAG